A genomic segment from Propioniciclava sp. MC1595 encodes:
- the epsC gene encoding serine O-acetyltransferase EpsC, translating to MSSDTRLRTLLDRMTEDLDAALREDPAASSRMEVALLYPGVHAVWAHRVAHALWTRKSSLRPIARAVSQVARGLTGVEIHPGATIGRRFFIDHGMGVVIGETAEIGDDVVMYHQVTLGGRSRGRFKRHPTIGDGVLLGAGAKVIGPITVGEGTQVGANALVVHDVPPNSVVTGVVADTSIDPVA from the coding sequence ATGAGCTCCGACACCCGCCTCCGCACCCTCCTCGACCGCATGACCGAGGACCTCGACGCGGCCCTGCGCGAAGACCCGGCGGCGTCGAGTCGGATGGAGGTGGCCCTGCTCTACCCGGGCGTCCACGCCGTGTGGGCGCACCGGGTGGCGCACGCCCTGTGGACCCGGAAGTCGAGCCTGCGCCCGATCGCGCGTGCGGTCTCGCAGGTGGCCCGGGGCCTGACCGGCGTCGAGATCCACCCCGGCGCCACCATCGGCCGCCGGTTCTTCATCGACCACGGCATGGGCGTCGTCATCGGCGAGACCGCCGAGATCGGCGACGACGTCGTGATGTACCACCAGGTCACCCTGGGCGGCCGCTCCCGCGGCCGGTTCAAGCGGCACCCCACGATCGGCGACGGCGTCCTGCTCGGCGCCGGCGCCAAGGTGATCGGCCCGATCACCGTCGGCGAGGGCACGCAGGTCGGCGCGAACGCCCTCGTCGTCCACGACGTGCCCCCGAACTCGGTGGTCACCGGGGTCGTCGCCGACACCTCCATCGACCCCGTCGCCTGA
- a CDS encoding NfeD family protein, with amino-acid sequence MLEWIQENLWLVWLVLAGGLAVSEMLTLDMTLLMLAGGALAGAGVALFLPGLLWAQVLVAVVVAVALLGFLRPEILRRLHKGEGYRSTFDQLLGASGRAVGEITATTGEATINGETWTARSWDGETIAAGVPVDVMEVDGLTVVVHPRNKPLGS; translated from the coding sequence GTGCTCGAGTGGATCCAGGAGAACCTCTGGCTGGTCTGGCTGGTGCTGGCCGGCGGCCTCGCGGTGTCCGAGATGCTCACGCTCGACATGACGCTGCTGATGCTGGCCGGCGGTGCGCTGGCCGGCGCGGGAGTCGCCCTGTTCCTCCCCGGCCTGCTCTGGGCCCAGGTGCTCGTCGCGGTCGTCGTGGCCGTCGCGCTGCTGGGCTTCCTGCGCCCCGAGATCCTCCGCCGCCTCCACAAGGGGGAGGGCTACCGCTCGACGTTCGACCAGTTGCTGGGGGCGTCCGGGCGGGCCGTGGGGGAGATCACCGCGACCACCGGCGAGGCCACCATCAACGGCGAGACCTGGACCGCGCGCTCGTGGGACGGGGAGACGATCGCCGCCGGCGTCCCGGTCGACGTGATGGAGGTCGACGGCCTGACCGTCGTGGTGCACCCGCGCAACAAGCCGCTGGGCTCCTGA
- a CDS encoding SDR family oxidoreductase yields MDLGLTDRVFVVTAASGGLGRATADQLVAEGARVVVVARREQPLADAVAALGADRAVALAADLAEPDAAARAAALALETWGRLDGALVSVGGPPKGSVLGTTDDTYRAAFDSVVVGALRAARAVVDAAPGPVALAFVLSTSVKEPLADMALSNVTRPGLAVLIRQLADEFADSGSRAVGLMPGTIQTDRINWLAGQSPDPDAALAALGSASPMNRVGQPVEFGRVAAFLLSDAASFVTGCVVPVDGGRLRGV; encoded by the coding sequence ATGGACCTCGGGCTGACTGACAGGGTCTTTGTCGTCACGGCCGCCTCGGGCGGCCTCGGCCGCGCGACCGCCGACCAGCTCGTCGCCGAGGGCGCGCGCGTGGTGGTCGTCGCCCGCCGCGAGCAGCCGTTGGCGGACGCCGTGGCGGCCCTGGGCGCCGACCGTGCGGTCGCGCTCGCCGCCGACCTCGCCGAGCCCGACGCCGCCGCCCGCGCCGCGGCGCTCGCCCTCGAGACGTGGGGACGCCTCGACGGCGCCCTCGTCAGCGTCGGCGGGCCGCCCAAGGGCTCGGTGCTCGGCACGACCGACGACACCTACCGCGCGGCGTTCGACTCCGTCGTGGTGGGCGCCCTGCGCGCCGCCCGCGCCGTCGTGGACGCCGCCCCAGGCCCCGTGGCGCTGGCCTTCGTGCTCTCCACCTCGGTCAAGGAACCCCTGGCCGACATGGCCCTGTCGAACGTCACCCGCCCGGGCCTGGCCGTGCTCATCCGGCAGCTGGCCGACGAGTTCGCCGACTCCGGGTCGCGCGCGGTCGGCCTCATGCCCGGCACGATCCAGACCGACCGGATCAACTGGCTCGCCGGCCAGTCCCCCGACCCCGACGCCGCGCTCGCCGCGCTGGGCTCGGCCTCCCCCATGAACCGCGTCGGCCAGCCGGTCGAGTTCGGCCGGGTCGCCGCCTTCCTTCTGTCGGACGCCGCCTCCTTCGTCACCGGCTGCGTCGTCCCGGTCGACGGCGGCCGCCTGCGCGGGGTCTGA
- a CDS encoding DUF3099 domain-containing protein has translation MAGRAVHAQPALITSARFGNSLSTDQRAKRYIITMTFRVVCFIAAVFVPLPWNVVLFVTAALLPGIAVLLGNARDNRPEPTASPDEDVPQRLELTAGEVVKGEVQEDDR, from the coding sequence ATGGCCGGACGCGCTGTGCACGCCCAACCGGCGCTCATCACGAGCGCGCGGTTCGGCAACAGCCTGTCCACCGACCAGCGCGCCAAGCGCTACATCATCACGATGACCTTCCGGGTGGTGTGCTTCATCGCCGCCGTGTTCGTCCCCCTGCCGTGGAACGTCGTGCTGTTCGTCACCGCGGCCCTGCTCCCGGGCATCGCCGTGCTGCTGGGCAACGCGCGCGACAACAGGCCCGAGCCCACGGCGTCCCCCGACGAGGACGTGCCGCAGCGCCTGGAGCTCACCGCCGGCGAGGTCGTCAAGGGCGAGGTACAGGAGGACGATCGGTGA
- a CDS encoding putative RNA methyltransferase, whose protein sequence is MGLDAARGLLACPVCAEGLDLGPAAATCRQGHSFDVARQGHLNLLGAAQPANADTAAMVEARSRVLDSGAFDAVDAALARRATGARTILDVGGGTGHHLARLLDALPAARGVSLDVSVPAARRAARAHDRAASVVADAWGTLPLRTKRFSLVTCVFAPRNLREFARVLADAGLLLVVTPDPDHLRSLRERHGLLDIEADKDDRLARAASGLFETIGRHRVRAALSADAALVRDLIAMGPNAFHGVPEEVDPIDTEVAVSVWLFRRLG, encoded by the coding sequence ATGGGCCTGGACGCCGCCCGCGGCCTGCTCGCCTGCCCGGTCTGCGCCGAGGGCCTGGACCTCGGGCCGGCCGCAGCCACCTGCCGGCAGGGGCACTCCTTCGACGTCGCCCGCCAGGGACACCTCAACCTGCTGGGCGCGGCCCAGCCCGCCAACGCCGACACCGCCGCGATGGTCGAGGCCCGGTCGCGGGTGCTGGACTCGGGGGCCTTCGACGCCGTCGACGCCGCCCTCGCCCGGCGCGCCACCGGGGCCCGCACGATCCTGGACGTGGGCGGCGGGACCGGCCACCACCTGGCCCGGCTGCTCGACGCGCTGCCCGCGGCCCGGGGCGTCTCGCTCGACGTCTCGGTGCCCGCCGCCCGCCGAGCCGCCCGCGCCCACGACCGCGCCGCCTCGGTCGTCGCCGACGCGTGGGGCACCCTGCCCCTGCGCACCAAGCGGTTCTCGCTGGTGACGTGCGTCTTCGCACCGCGTAACCTGCGCGAGTTCGCCCGCGTGCTCGCCGACGCCGGCCTCCTCCTCGTCGTGACGCCCGACCCCGACCACCTGCGCTCCCTGCGCGAACGGCACGGGCTGCTCGACATCGAGGCCGACAAGGACGACCGGCTGGCCCGCGCGGCGTCCGGGCTCTTCGAGACCATCGGCCGCCACCGCGTGCGCGCCGCCCTCTCGGCCGACGCCGCCCTCGTGCGCGACCTGATCGCGATGGGCCCCAACGCGTTCCACGGGGTGCCCGAGGAGGTCGACCCGATCGACACCGAGGTCGCCGTGAGCGTGTGGCTGTTCCGGCGGCTCGGGTAG
- the fabG gene encoding 3-oxoacyl-ACP reductase FabG, whose product MTQTPRSILVTGGARGIGRAIVEEFLAQGHKVAAASTSGRAPEGALGIACDVTDAASVDAAFKAAEEAHGPVEVVVANAGITKDTLILRMSEADFDAVVDVNLKGAFNVAKRGARSMLRAKWGRIILIGSVVGLYGSPGQVNYAATKSGLVGIARSLTRELGGRNITANVVAPGFIETEMTAVLPEETVAGYKAAIPAGRLGGPAEVAAAVAYLASDAAGYVSGAVLPVDGGLGMGH is encoded by the coding sequence GTGACGCAGACACCTCGCAGCATCCTCGTGACCGGCGGCGCCCGGGGCATCGGCCGCGCCATCGTGGAGGAGTTCCTCGCCCAGGGCCACAAGGTCGCCGCCGCCAGCACCTCCGGTCGCGCGCCCGAGGGTGCCCTCGGCATCGCCTGCGACGTGACCGACGCCGCGTCGGTCGACGCCGCCTTCAAGGCCGCCGAGGAGGCGCACGGCCCCGTCGAGGTCGTGGTCGCCAACGCCGGCATCACCAAGGACACGCTCATCCTGCGCATGAGCGAGGCCGACTTCGACGCCGTCGTCGACGTCAACCTCAAGGGCGCGTTCAACGTCGCCAAGCGCGGTGCGAGGTCGATGCTGCGCGCCAAGTGGGGCCGCATCATCCTCATCGGCTCGGTCGTCGGCCTCTACGGCTCGCCCGGCCAGGTCAACTACGCCGCCACCAAGTCGGGCCTCGTCGGCATCGCCCGCTCGCTGACCCGCGAGCTGGGCGGCCGCAACATCACCGCCAACGTGGTCGCGCCCGGCTTCATCGAGACCGAGATGACCGCCGTCCTGCCCGAGGAGACGGTCGCCGGCTACAAGGCCGCCATCCCCGCCGGCCGGCTCGGCGGTCCCGCCGAGGTCGCGGCCGCCGTCGCCTACCTGGCCTCCGACGCCGCGGGCTACGTCTCCGGGGCCGTGCTCCCGGTCGACGGCGGCCTGGGCATGGGCCACTGA
- a CDS encoding ABC transporter ATP-binding protein — protein sequence MAPVVELADVSIVRNGSTLLDRITWVIDEADRWVVIGPNGAGKTTLLQVVSANLHPSDGMASILDEVLGAVDVFELRPRIGVTSAALADRIPRSEAVGNVIVSAAYAVVGRWHEGYEVDDFRRAAQLMQQLHIEHLGKRTFGTLSEGERKRVQIARALMTDPELLLLDEPGAGLDLAGRERLVATLSEIVADEFSPATVLVTHHLEEIPPGMTHAMLLKQGRVVAAGPITEVLTDEHMSEAFDLPLKVSVEDGRWSARAARRHPERAAVEE from the coding sequence ATGGCACCTGTCGTTGAGCTCGCCGACGTCTCGATCGTCCGCAACGGGTCGACGCTGCTCGACCGCATCACCTGGGTCATCGACGAGGCCGACCGCTGGGTGGTCATCGGGCCGAACGGCGCCGGCAAGACCACGCTGCTGCAGGTCGTCTCGGCCAACCTCCACCCCAGCGACGGCATGGCCTCCATCCTCGACGAGGTGCTGGGGGCCGTGGACGTGTTCGAGCTCCGCCCGCGCATCGGCGTGACCTCGGCGGCGCTGGCCGACCGCATCCCGCGGTCGGAGGCCGTCGGGAACGTCATCGTCTCGGCCGCCTACGCGGTGGTGGGCCGGTGGCACGAGGGCTACGAGGTGGACGACTTCCGCCGGGCCGCGCAGCTGATGCAGCAGCTCCACATCGAGCACCTCGGCAAGCGCACGTTCGGCACGCTGAGCGAGGGCGAGCGCAAGCGCGTCCAGATCGCCCGCGCCCTGATGACCGACCCCGAGCTGCTGCTGCTCGACGAGCCGGGCGCCGGCCTCGACCTGGCTGGCCGCGAGCGGCTGGTGGCCACCCTGTCCGAGATCGTGGCCGACGAGTTCTCCCCGGCCACCGTGCTGGTCACCCACCACCTCGAGGAGATCCCGCCGGGCATGACCCACGCGATGCTGCTCAAGCAGGGCCGCGTCGTCGCCGCCGGCCCGATCACCGAGGTGCTGACCGACGAGCACATGAGCGAGGCCTTCGACCTGCCGCTCAAGGTCAGCGTCGAGGACGGCCGCTGGTCGGCGCGCGCCGCGCGCAGGCACCCCGAGCGCGCGGCCGTCGAGGAGTAG
- the cysK gene encoding cysteine synthase A yields MNVFENVTALIGRTPLVKVNKLFGETNAIVLAKLEFYNPANSVKDRIGVAMVDAAEKAGVLEPGGTIVEATSGNTGIALAMVGAARGYDVVLTMPETMSKERRALLRAFGAELVLTPGPEGMRGAVNKANEIAAERGGVLVRQFENPANVDIHRRTTAEEIWADTDGTVDIVVAGVGTGGTISGVGQVLKERKPGVQMVAVEPAESPILSGGQPGPHKIQGIGANFVPEILDRSVLDEVVTVSSEDAVAMAREAARAEGLLVGISSGAALKAAGELAARPENTGKTIVVVIPSFGERYLSSVLYADLMD; encoded by the coding sequence ATGAACGTGTTCGAGAACGTCACGGCCCTCATCGGCCGCACGCCCCTGGTCAAGGTCAACAAGCTGTTCGGCGAGACGAACGCCATCGTGCTGGCCAAGCTGGAGTTCTACAACCCGGCCAACTCGGTCAAGGACCGCATCGGTGTGGCGATGGTCGACGCGGCCGAGAAGGCGGGCGTCCTGGAGCCCGGCGGCACCATCGTCGAGGCGACCTCCGGTAACACCGGCATCGCCCTGGCCATGGTCGGCGCGGCCCGCGGCTACGACGTCGTCCTGACGATGCCCGAGACCATGAGCAAGGAGCGTCGCGCCCTGCTGCGTGCCTTCGGCGCCGAGCTCGTCCTGACCCCCGGCCCCGAGGGCATGCGCGGTGCGGTGAACAAGGCCAACGAGATCGCGGCCGAGCGCGGCGGCGTGCTGGTCCGGCAGTTCGAGAACCCGGCCAACGTCGACATCCACCGGCGCACGACGGCCGAGGAGATCTGGGCCGACACCGACGGCACGGTCGACATCGTCGTGGCCGGCGTCGGCACCGGCGGCACCATCTCCGGGGTCGGCCAGGTGCTCAAGGAGCGCAAGCCCGGCGTCCAGATGGTCGCGGTCGAGCCCGCCGAGTCACCGATCCTGTCCGGCGGCCAGCCCGGCCCGCACAAGATCCAGGGCATCGGGGCCAACTTCGTCCCCGAGATCCTGGACCGCTCGGTCCTCGACGAGGTCGTCACGGTCTCCTCCGAGGACGCCGTGGCCATGGCCCGCGAGGCCGCCCGCGCCGAGGGCCTGCTCGTCGGCATCTCCTCGGGCGCGGCGCTGAAGGCCGCCGGTGAGCTCGCCGCCCGCCCCGAGAACACGGGCAAGACGATCGTCGTGGTGATCCCGAGCTTCGGCGAGCGGTACCTGTCGTCGGTCCTCTATGCGGACCTGATGGACTGA
- the fabI gene encoding enoyl-ACP reductase FabI gives MGILEGKTILVTGVTMNTSIAYKVAEIAQAEGATVVVSNFGRAMSLTNRIVKRLDPAPAVLELDVTNAEHLAGLPDALRAVGVERLDGVVHSVAYANPETALGGKFLTTPPEDVAQAIHVSAYSLVSLTMACKPILNNPASVVGLTFDARVSWPTYDWMGVAKAALESTSRYLARYVGADGIRSNIVAAGPLDTIAKKAIPGANTFNDIWGDRAPLGWDDHDATPTAKAVVALLSDWFPATTGEMIHVDGGLHSTGA, from the coding sequence ATGGGAATCCTCGAGGGCAAGACCATCCTCGTCACCGGCGTGACGATGAACACCTCCATCGCGTACAAGGTCGCCGAGATCGCCCAGGCCGAGGGCGCCACCGTCGTGGTGTCCAACTTCGGCCGCGCGATGAGCCTGACCAACCGCATCGTCAAGCGCCTCGACCCCGCCCCGGCGGTGCTCGAGCTGGACGTGACGAACGCCGAGCACCTGGCCGGCCTCCCGGACGCCCTCCGCGCGGTCGGCGTCGAGCGGCTCGACGGCGTCGTGCACTCGGTGGCGTACGCCAACCCCGAGACCGCGCTCGGCGGCAAGTTCCTCACCACCCCGCCCGAGGACGTCGCCCAGGCGATCCACGTCTCGGCGTACTCGCTGGTCAGCCTCACGATGGCGTGCAAGCCGATCCTGAACAACCCCGCCAGCGTCGTCGGCCTCACCTTCGACGCGCGCGTGTCGTGGCCGACCTACGACTGGATGGGTGTCGCCAAGGCCGCCCTGGAGTCGACCTCGCGCTACCTCGCCCGCTACGTCGGCGCGGACGGCATCCGCTCCAACATCGTCGCCGCCGGCCCCCTGGACACCATCGCGAAGAAGGCCATCCCGGGCGCCAACACCTTCAACGACATCTGGGGTGACCGCGCCCCCCTCGGCTGGGACGACCACGACGCCACGCCGACCGCCAAGGCCGTCGTGGCCCTGCTGTCGGACTGGTTCCCGGCGACCACCGGCGAGATGATCCACGTCGACGGCGGGCTCCACTCCACCGGCGCGTGA
- a CDS encoding uridine kinase, producing MTRVVLLAGPSGGGKSRLAHVTGALPLRLDDFYLDADHPDLPRAHGIVDWDDPATWDASGAVAALTALVHEGRALVPSYSIAESRRVGMHELTLDGRGLVVAEGIFAIELLPHARAAGLQVEPVYLDRSRWLVGLLRLRRDLAQRRKPPLVLLRRGWALLCAQPGLKRRALAAGFRPMRMQTAVRLLGRA from the coding sequence GTGACCCGGGTCGTCCTGCTCGCCGGCCCCTCGGGCGGCGGCAAGTCGCGGCTGGCGCACGTCACCGGCGCGCTGCCGCTGCGCCTGGACGATTTCTACCTGGACGCCGACCACCCCGACCTGCCCCGCGCGCACGGCATCGTCGACTGGGACGACCCCGCGACCTGGGACGCCTCGGGTGCGGTCGCCGCCCTCACGGCCCTGGTGCACGAGGGGCGCGCGCTCGTGCCCTCGTACTCGATCGCCGAGAGCCGCCGGGTGGGCATGCACGAGCTCACGCTCGACGGCCGCGGGCTCGTGGTCGCCGAGGGCATCTTCGCCATCGAGCTCCTCCCCCACGCCCGGGCCGCCGGCCTGCAGGTCGAGCCGGTCTACCTGGACCGCTCGCGCTGGCTGGTGGGCCTCCTGCGGCTGCGCCGCGACCTCGCCCAACGGCGCAAGCCCCCGCTGGTGCTGCTGCGCCGGGGGTGGGCCCTCCTGTGCGCCCAGCCCGGCCTCAAGCGCCGGGCGCTGGCCGCCGGGTTCCGCCCGATGCGGATGCAAACGGCCGTGCGGTTGCTCGGTCGCGCCTGA
- a CDS encoding SdpI family protein, with the protein MTPLETAGAGGDPVALAITALGIGAIYAVIALGGRLGRLRPNPLAGIRTSATMSSPSAWRAGHAAAAKWLGIGAVISLMCGVASLLAVASGSAGLAAVLGALGLGTAIIVLFPAVAAAQKAAREARR; encoded by the coding sequence TTGACCCCGCTCGAGACCGCCGGCGCGGGCGGCGACCCGGTCGCCCTGGCCATCACGGCCCTCGGCATCGGGGCGATCTACGCCGTGATCGCGTTGGGCGGCCGCCTGGGCCGGCTCCGGCCCAACCCGCTGGCGGGCATCCGCACGAGCGCGACCATGTCCTCCCCGTCCGCCTGGCGGGCCGGGCACGCGGCCGCCGCGAAGTGGTTGGGGATCGGCGCGGTCATCTCCCTCATGTGCGGGGTGGCCTCCCTGCTCGCCGTCGCCAGCGGCAGTGCCGGGCTGGCCGCCGTGCTGGGCGCGCTCGGCCTGGGCACCGCGATCATCGTGTTGTTCCCGGCCGTCGCGGCCGCGCAGAAGGCGGCCCGCGAGGCGCGCCGCTGA
- a CDS encoding SPFH domain-containing protein, which translates to MPDPFLILMILIAVVAVVALGLSVRVIQQMQVGIVQRLGKFNREIGPGLHLIVPFIDRVAYTMDMREAVVPFPPQGVITEDNLMVGIDSVIYYQIVDPKRAAYEAQNYIQAIEQLTMTTLRNIIGGMDLEQTLTSREEINQKLRAVLDEATGKWGIKVNRVELRSIEPPATIRDAMEKGARAEREKRAQILLAEGQRQSQILSASGDRESSILRAQGERESQVLRAQADRQASMLRAEGEAQAITTVFHAIHAAEPDQALLSYQYLQMLPKLATGDANKVWIIPSELNDALKGLGGNLGEVAGKALGAVDPSKFEAPKKVDVFAEIEASKKAEEAESQASVEQAIAEAQKLEAGKAARLSTAPHNPELTAQREVIDPVADLLPEAQPDFEVAPEPQRAVEDER; encoded by the coding sequence ATGCCCGACCCGTTCCTGATCCTGATGATCCTGATCGCCGTCGTGGCGGTCGTCGCGCTCGGCCTGTCGGTGCGCGTCATCCAGCAGATGCAGGTGGGCATCGTGCAGCGGCTGGGCAAGTTCAACCGCGAGATCGGCCCCGGCCTGCACCTGATCGTGCCGTTCATCGACCGCGTCGCCTACACCATGGACATGCGCGAGGCCGTCGTACCGTTCCCGCCCCAGGGCGTCATCACCGAGGACAACCTGATGGTCGGCATCGACTCGGTCATCTACTACCAGATCGTCGACCCGAAGCGGGCCGCGTACGAGGCCCAGAACTACATCCAGGCCATCGAGCAGCTCACCATGACCACGCTGCGCAACATCATCGGCGGCATGGACCTCGAGCAGACCCTCACCTCGCGTGAGGAGATCAACCAGAAGCTGCGCGCGGTGCTCGACGAGGCCACCGGCAAGTGGGGCATCAAGGTCAACCGCGTCGAGCTGCGGTCGATCGAGCCGCCGGCCACGATCCGCGACGCGATGGAGAAGGGCGCCCGCGCCGAGCGCGAGAAGCGCGCCCAGATCCTGCTCGCCGAGGGCCAGCGCCAGTCGCAGATCCTGTCGGCGTCCGGTGACCGCGAGTCCTCGATCCTCCGGGCGCAGGGTGAGCGCGAGTCCCAGGTGCTGCGGGCCCAGGCCGACCGCCAGGCGTCCATGCTGCGCGCCGAGGGCGAGGCGCAGGCCATCACGACGGTGTTCCACGCGATCCACGCCGCCGAGCCCGACCAGGCGCTGCTGAGCTACCAGTACCTGCAGATGCTGCCGAAGCTGGCCACCGGCGACGCCAACAAGGTCTGGATCATCCCGTCGGAGCTGAACGACGCCCTCAAGGGCCTGGGCGGCAACCTCGGCGAGGTCGCCGGCAAGGCGCTCGGTGCGGTCGACCCGTCGAAGTTCGAGGCCCCGAAGAAGGTGGACGTCTTCGCCGAGATCGAGGCGTCCAAGAAGGCCGAGGAGGCCGAGAGCCAGGCGTCGGTCGAGCAGGCCATCGCCGAGGCGCAGAAGCTCGAGGCCGGCAAGGCCGCGCGCCTGTCGACGGCCCCGCACAACCCCGAGCTGACCGCGCAGCGCGAGGTCATCGACCCCGTCGCCGACCTGCTGCCCGAGGCGCAGCCCGACTTCGAGGTCGCGCCCGAGCCGCAGCGCGCGGTCGAGGACGAGCGTTGA
- a CDS encoding SDR family oxidoreductase yields the protein MRVLLTGGTGTISRAVVARVLAEGHSLSVLNRGNREPLPEGTEHLVGDVRDEASLRDALGGREFDAVVQFLAFDGEDVERDLRVLAGRVGQYVLVSSCSTYLKPLPHHVVTEDSPQGNPYSAYARDKIAGEEALRASAGDLPWTIVRPSHTYGERTIPTNFHFGNPWAAWQRVLDGKPVIVHGDGESLWTFTWNEDFAVGLVGLLGNEGALGRAVHITSDESITWNRAFRTVAGVIGAGEPDLVHVPSATLGALREDLEAALLGDKAATIVFDNTLVKSLVPAFDARTTWAEGVARAWEWMQAHPDSRRPDPAYDAFCDDVIARVRAWA from the coding sequence ATGCGCGTCCTGCTCACCGGGGGAACCGGAACCATCAGCCGAGCCGTCGTGGCGCGAGTGCTCGCCGAGGGCCACTCGCTGAGCGTCCTCAACCGCGGCAACCGCGAACCCCTGCCCGAGGGCACGGAGCACCTCGTCGGCGACGTGCGCGACGAGGCCTCGCTGCGGGACGCGCTGGGCGGGCGCGAGTTCGACGCCGTCGTCCAGTTCCTGGCCTTCGACGGCGAGGACGTCGAGCGGGACCTGCGCGTCCTCGCGGGGCGGGTGGGCCAGTACGTGCTGGTCAGCTCGTGCTCGACCTACCTCAAGCCGTTGCCCCACCACGTGGTCACCGAGGACTCGCCGCAGGGCAACCCCTACTCGGCCTACGCCCGGGACAAGATCGCGGGCGAGGAGGCCCTGCGCGCCAGCGCCGGCGACCTGCCGTGGACGATCGTGCGGCCCTCGCACACCTATGGCGAGCGGACGATCCCGACCAACTTCCACTTCGGGAACCCGTGGGCGGCGTGGCAGCGGGTGCTGGACGGCAAGCCGGTCATCGTGCACGGCGACGGCGAGTCGCTGTGGACGTTCACCTGGAACGAGGACTTCGCCGTCGGGCTGGTCGGCCTGCTCGGCAACGAGGGCGCGCTCGGGCGTGCGGTGCACATCACCTCCGACGAGTCGATCACCTGGAACCGGGCGTTCCGCACGGTGGCCGGGGTGATCGGCGCCGGCGAGCCCGACCTGGTGCACGTCCCGTCCGCCACCCTGGGCGCACTGCGGGAGGACCTGGAGGCGGCACTGCTGGGCGACAAGGCGGCCACGATCGTGTTCGACAACACGCTGGTGAAGTCCCTGGTGCCGGCGTTCGACGCCCGCACCACCTGGGCAGAGGGCGTCGCCCGGGCGTGGGAGTGGATGCAGGCGCACCCGGACTCGCGGCGTCCGGACCCCGCCTACGACGCGTTCTGCGACGACGTGATCGCGCGGGTGCGCGCCTGGGCCTGA
- a CDS encoding SURF1 family protein: protein MKRTWLRWGLMTLFVVALGFTFVQLGQWQLDRLDQRRDRNATTAEHEKAPVRPFEEVFTGTITDADQWQRVSVSGTFLADKQLQARYRSFDGKTGWELITPLRTTSGQVVLVDRGFVERPAGQDFPKVFPDPPAGEVQLTGYVRRNEQGNTNQMTPTENTVRLVNSDTLSGALGLDLVNGFIALIDVTPAQSAELVPVTPPPPTEGPHQSYALQWFAFAAIAVVGLFILIRNDLRDRKRAKERAARPAPVEPAVERTEEASHGPRAD, encoded by the coding sequence GTGAAGCGCACGTGGCTGCGATGGGGGCTGATGACGCTCTTCGTCGTGGCGTTGGGGTTCACGTTCGTCCAACTGGGGCAGTGGCAGCTCGACCGGCTCGACCAGCGCCGCGACCGCAACGCGACCACCGCCGAGCACGAGAAGGCCCCGGTCCGGCCGTTCGAGGAGGTCTTCACCGGCACGATCACCGACGCCGACCAGTGGCAGCGGGTCTCGGTGTCGGGCACCTTCCTGGCCGACAAGCAGCTCCAGGCCCGCTACCGCAGCTTCGACGGCAAGACCGGGTGGGAGCTGATCACCCCGCTGCGGACGACCTCGGGTCAGGTCGTCCTCGTCGATCGCGGCTTCGTCGAGCGCCCGGCAGGGCAGGACTTCCCCAAGGTCTTCCCCGACCCGCCCGCCGGCGAGGTGCAGCTGACCGGCTACGTGCGGCGCAACGAACAGGGCAACACCAACCAGATGACCCCCACCGAGAACACGGTGCGGCTGGTCAACTCCGACACCCTGTCCGGCGCCCTGGGCCTCGACCTGGTCAACGGCTTCATCGCGCTGATCGACGTCACCCCGGCCCAGTCGGCCGAGCTGGTCCCGGTCACCCCGCCGCCCCCGACGGAGGGCCCGCACCAGAGCTACGCCCTGCAGTGGTTCGCCTTCGCGGCGATCGCCGTGGTGGGGCTGTTCATCCTGATCCGCAACGACCTGCGCGACCGCAAGCGCGCCAAGGAGCGCGCCGCCCGGCCGGCCCCGGTCGAGCCGGCGGTCGAGCGCACGGAGGAGGCGAGCCATGGACCTCGGGCTGACTGA